From Oculatellaceae cyanobacterium:
AACTTTGCGAGGTAGCAGATGGCGTTAATTCCAAAACAGGAGTTGCAACTCGCGCATCATTAGGTTGTAAGTAAATTATAATATTTGGGGAAATAATATTTTTTAGTTATTAATTTCCCCGCTAAATCATTCAAAAATATGCTTATTTAAAAAATAAAACTTTTGATAATTAACCACAGATTAACACAGATAAATATAGATATACGCATAGCTAAACTATAACTGGACAGATGGTTTAATTTACTTTTGAAAACACCTGATGGTATGAAAATGAATCAACCACAAATAGCACCATACGGATCTTGGAAATCTCCTATTACATCAGATTTAATTGTCTCTGCAACAATAGGTTTAGGGACAGTTGTTCTTGATGGCGATGATATCTACTGGATTGAAATGCGACCGCAAGAAGGCGGGCGGAATGTACTTGTTAGGCGTACCCCAGATCATCAAGTTACTGATGTTACGGTTGCGCCTTTTAATGTTCGCACTCGCGTAAATGAATACGGTGGCGGTTCTTTTTTGGTAAATCAGGGTACAGTGTATTTTTGCAATTTTGCAGATCAGCATCTCTACCGTCAAACCTTAAATGCTGAACCGCAACAACTTTCTCAAGGGCAGCCAGGGGGAGATCTGCGCTATGCAGATATAATTATAGATCCTCTGCGCGATCGCTTAATTTGTGTACGCGAAGATCATACAGGAGGCGGTCACGAACCAGTAAATACATTAGTTAGTATCAGTTTGCCAGATGGAAACACTCAAATCTTGGTTTCTGGTAGCGAATTTTACTCTTCACCACGTATCAGTCCCGACGGTACAAAATTAGCATGGCTGAGTTGGAACCATCCAAATATGCCTTGGGATGGTACAGAATTATGGGTTAGTGAAATAACAGCAGATGGTTCTTTAAATACACCTCAGTTAGTTGCTGGTGGCGTTGATGAATCTATATTTCAGCCTGAGTGGTCGCCAGATAACGTTTTATACTTTGTTTCAGATCGTACTGGTTGGTGGAACTTCTATCGCTGGCAAAATGGTAATGCTGAATTACTGTGTGAAATGCAGGCTGAATTTGGACTTCCTCAATGGGTTTTTGGAATGTCTACATATAGCTTTGAGTCTGCTAATCGCATTATCTGCACTTACACCCAAAATGGTATTTGGTATTTAGCCAGTTTAGATACAACTACTAAACAGCTACAACAAATAGAAACTCCTTACACTGAAATTTCTTCACTCAAAACAGCGCCAGGTCGTGTTGTATTTAGTGGCGCTTCACCCACACAATCAACAGCTATTGTAGAGTTAAATTTATCCAGTGGCGAGTTGCAAGTTTTACGGCGGTCAAGTGAGATGGAAATTGACCCTGGCTATATTTCCCAACCGCAACCAATTGAATTTCCGACAGAAAATGGCTTAACTGCATACGCCTTTTTCTATCCACCCAAAAACCAGGACTATAACGCACCTACTGGAGAAAAACCGCCAGTTTTAGTCAAAAGTCATGGTGGCCCAACAGCAGCAACATCTAGTCAGTTAAACTTGCGGATTCAATATTGGACAAGTCGCGGTTTTGCTTTCTTAGATGTAAATTATGGAGGGAGTACAGGTTATGGACGAGAATATCATCAACGCTTAGATGGTAAGTGGGGTATTGTCGATGTTGATGATTGTGCAAATGCGGCGCGTTATCTTGCTGGCCAAGGTTTAGTTGATGGTGAGAGAATGGCGATCGCAGGTGGTAGTGCAGGCGGTTATACTACCCTTTGCGCCCTCACATTCCGCGACGTATTCAAAGCAGGTGCTAGTTATTACGGCGTTAGTGATTTAGAAGCTTTAGCTAAAGATACCCACAAATTTGAAGCGCGTTATCTGGATAGATTAATCGGTGCTTATCCAGAAGAGAAAGAGATTTATATAGAGCGATCGCCTATTCATTTTACTGATAAACTATCTTGTCCCGTAATCTTCTTTCAAGGACTTGAAGATAAAGTTGTCCCACCAAACCAAGCAGAAATGATGGTGGAAGCATTAAAAGCAAAAGGTTTACCTGTCGCTTATGTCCCCTTTGAAGGAGAACAACACGGTTTCCGTCGCGCTGAAAATATTAAACGCGCTATTGATGGCGAATTTTATTTCTACTCGCGGGTATTTGGTTTTGAACCAGCCGAAGATTTAGAACCAGTAGAAATAGACAACCTTTAATCGCTTATTTTGTTCTAGCATTTCTAACAAGCCTAGTATTAAGTTCTAGGCTTGAGCGTCAATATGTTTGCTATCAACTCTTAGTTATTCCATCTGTGTTTATCTGTGTGCATCTGTGGTTAATTATCTAAACCTTTGCTTATGGAAGAAGCCTATTATTTAAACCTGCGTAAATCCTATAGTTGTTACTGTAGAAGCATACTCATAATAATTTCACCCAGAGGCAGACTAAGTGAGTAGAGATGATTCAAAAGCGATCGCCCGTGAATTAAAAAGCCATGCCACAATCTTAGGTGGTGCGATCGCCATCATGTGGATACTAGAAATTGTGGATATTTTCTTCCTTAGAGGGAGACTTAATGCCTACGGTATTCGCCCTCACAGCATCATTGGGCTAAGAGGAATACTGTTTGCGCCATTCCTTCATGGAGGTTTGGGTCATCTAATTGCTAACACCATACCTTTCCTCACCCTTGGCTGGTTAATTATGTTACGAGAAACCAGCGACTTTTTTATTGTCACAGCCATAACAATGATTGTTAGTGGTTTAGGCGTATGGCTATTTGGAAACCCCTACTCTCTCCATATTGGCGCAAGTGGTGTAATTTTTGGTTATCTAGGCTTTCTGTTACTACGTGGCTACTTTGAACGCAGTTTTATAGCAATTTCATTGTCCCTCATTGTCGGATTCTTCTATGGTGGTGTTATTTGGGGAATTCTACCAACTCAGCCAGGAGTATCTTGGGAAGGGCATTTATTTGGATTTATTGGTGGCATACTAGCTGCACGTCTGCTTCCACGACGTAAAAAAACTTCGTAGAAAATATTTTGCTGAGGTAGGTATAATTAAATTTTATTATAAAGACGTAAATTCTAAGTATTTAATTATTTAAATACTTTAAATAATATGGTGTTTAAAAATTTTTGGCAAAGTTCTTATTTTACTATCCTCAGCATTTTACTATTACTGATATTTGTACTTTCAAGTTGTTTAACTAATTTCTTTAATGAATCAGTTTGCCAGAGTTGGTTAAAAGATTTGTCTTTAAACCTCGTAGCTGAGTTAATTGGGATATTGATGGTTTTATTTTTAGTCAACCGCAGTATAGATATTCAGCAAGAGCAAGAAAAATCACGTTTTAGAAAAATTGCTTGCCGTCAGTTGAAACTGGTATTAAATAAACAATTTTACTTGCTTTTTAATATATTTAAAGCTGCCATTGAAAATAAGCCAGAAAAAGACTATCAAACTATTGAAGATTTATTTGATAATTTATACTTTGAAGAAGTAGGTTTTCTCGATTTACTCCAAACTGCGCCTGTATTATCAAGTAACGGAGAAGAAATAGATTGGCTTGATTATTTATTTTTGGAATTGTCAAGCATTAGTTCTGTAGTAAATAAAATAGTAGATAGGTACTGTTTTTATCTTGATGCAGAAGTAGTAGATTTACTTGAAGAATTTGCTGATGCCGATTTCATTAGTTTTGTGACAGTACTTAGAGAAGCAAAGCAATGTAATCAAAGTTATTTGAGAGGGGATTTACTTTCTGAATGCCAACCTTTACTCAGAGAATATACAATTTTATTTGTCAGAGTACTAAATTTTTATAACCAGAGCGTTGAGGAAAGATATAAAATTAATATAGATGCGAATAAGTGGCATCAATTGTGGGATAATAATTTAAAACCTCACACTGGAGATAGTCGCACAAAAGCTGATTTGTATTAAATCTTTTTATTTAAATAAATTAAATTATGCCCAAAAAACAAAAATTTCCCTATTTAATTAATTCTAAATGGACTGCTAAACAAAAAACTTGGGGTTGGAGACACTTTCAAGTTGTTAACCGCAAAAACGAAGGCAAGTGGGTATTTGCGGAAATGGTGGCAGCTTGCGATCCTAATGTGCGTTTTTGGATCAATGCTAAATCGCTTAAGGATCTTAATCAATGGCAAGCTGGTTGGCAGTCATTACAAGAATTGCAAGAAACTAATGATTCAGATCTAGAAATGGAGCTAGTTTTTTATTAAAACAATTAAAGTACAAATGTGTTACTACGCTGTGTAATAGCACATTAGCGTGGACTTTGATCTTTTATTTGTGTAATTAATGCCTCTAGCAAGTCAAATTGAAGCCATTCTTTATTTAAAGGGACAACCCCTCGACATCACAGCAATTGCTGAGTTTGCGGGATGCGATCGCGAAACTGCCGAAGACGCTATCATTGAACTAATGGCAGACTACGCTCATCGAGATAGTGCCTTAGAAGTAGTGGAAACACAATCTGGCTACTGTTTGCAGCTTAGATCATCGTTTCAACACTTACTACAAACAATGGTTCCTGCGGAGTTGGGTACAGGTGCATTACGAACTTTAGCTGCGATCGCTCTCAAAGGTACAATTAGCCAAACAGAACTTGTTGATTTACGCGGTAGCGGTGCTTATCAGCACGTCCAAGAACTTGTAGAAATGGGATTTGTCCGTAAACGTCGGCAACCAGGCGGGCGGTCTTATGTTCTACAAGTAACTGACAAATTCCACCAACGCTTTGAATTAGAACAACTACTGCCATCCATAGAGCAACCATCCCAATCTTAACTGTGTCGCAGGATTCATCATTAAATTCATTACTGAGTTCCTGCTAATGACATACCCTAGTTGTTACACCTTGGGTCTACACAACCTCTGTCAACAATCGTTTAGAGTAGAAACTAAGCCAATCAATTATTAGAACCCCAATGGCATTTAACCACGAATTCTCCAACGCCCAGACTGAAGAAGCACAAGCAAACCAACTTCTCAAATATCTTCAACATCAACCCCCGGAAGTCTTAGAGCGGGTTGCTAAATCTGCTAGTCCTCAAATTAAACAAATTATCTCCCATAACGTTCAAGGTTTAGTTGGTATGTTACCATCCGAAAACTTTAACGTGCAAATTACTACAGATAGAGAAAACTTAGCTGGTATGCTTGCTTCAGCCATGATGACTGGCTATTTCCTGCGCCAAATGGAACATCGCATGGAGTTGGAGCAAACCTTAATGGGATCACTATCCTTATCTAACAAACCTGCTAATGGTGAAAATTCAGATTCCTCTAAACAATCTGACTGACAATTAGAGGATAACCTCCCTATGAACACCAATAGGGGTAACATATTACTGCGGCAACCTGCACTTTGTGCTGATTCTTAAAGAGGTTGCCGCAAATTTTATTTTTGTTAAGCGCCGTTTAAAATTTCACCCTTCAATTTAAAGTTAAATATTAGGGAGTGATTTAGCCTCCAGCCGCAAAGGCAAGCATGACGAAAACTGAAAGTGCCAGCCCAGGAGTGAGTAACAGCACTAACATTAACAAATCATGTGGATTCATAAAGCTTAACCTCCTAACAACTGAGTTTTTAACTCAATAACTTAATTTTTACTGTTTGTCAAATGAACAATTTATTGCAAATTGCTTACTGGTTCATTCTAATCTATGCAACCCTAACTGCACTCGGTGGCGTTATGGGATATATGAAAGCTAAAAGTAAAGTATCGCTAATTATGGGTTTGGTTAGTGGTGCAGTTTTATTTGTTGCTTGGTGGATTTGCGGGCAAACACCTGTATTAGGAATGGGATTAGCTGCATCAATTGCATTATTTTTATTGATTGTTTTTGTAAATCGCTTTATCCGCACTCGTGCTTTGATGCCAGCCGGATTAATGACGATTTTATCAGTTTGTACAACAGTACTATTTTCTGTGGCTTGGCTATCAAGCAGTGGATACTTATAATAACACATAGATTCTGCACGGTAAGAAATTGTGCTTTTTGGCGGGAATTGGTCATTTGTTAAAATTTTTGACTAATAAAGCCCAAAATAAAATGCTCATTTTCTAACCGAGCATTGTCTAAGTATTTTTTATGCAAGATTTTAGGAATTTTCAAAAAATATTTATTTGTAGTTTTAAATTAGGCTTATAATATTAAATATTAAATTTATTCTTGAGCAAGAATAACAAATAAAATAAACCCTTAAATCATTCTTTAGATAGACCAAATTTCATAGTAGGCACATTCCTTAGATGGAAGTTGGGTTGAGCAATAATAGTTATCTTAATTAAAAACATAGCAATAAAAATTTTGTTGATGAGCAACATCAGCAGATGCAAATTTAGCAGAATAATTAGATTTCATGCTTACTAACATAGTTGAGTTTCCTAACACTAGATTCGAGGTAAATAGTAGACAAGCTCATCAGCTAACAGCCATTAACTATCATCAGGCTGAACAGCAATTTATTGAATTGCTGGAATTACCAGATTTAGATCGCAAAGTAATTGCAAAGCCAGAGATTGTCAGTGAATTTGAAAGCGCGATCGCATACGCGATTAAAACAGCTTACAAAGAAACAAACAGCGATGATGCCGCGCATTTATTTCTACAAAGAGTGCTTTATCGGATTAATCGCTTAAACTTATTTTGGTTTGATGATCTGCGACGCTATACTAACGAACGTTCCAACTATTTAAAAGTCATCCGCGATCACATTGAGGAAGCTTGGCAGGAGTGGGAGTTAGCACATTTCGATCTAGAAGAACTGCAACAAGCTAATGTTAAACAAGCAATAACTGAACGTGGTGCTGCTGATCTCGATCCACCTTTAAGTGATGATAGCCGTTACTTACGAGAACAAATGACCGAAGCTGGTTATCGTCGCGTACTAGCAATTGGTTCTTTTGATGGCTTAGTTGAAGGTAGTCGCCTTTCTCGTATCTTAGGTGGTGCAGCTAATGATATCCAGTGTATGTTGACGCGGGTGCTAATGGAAGAGTATGGCAATGGTCGTCTTTCCCGCAAGCATTCTACCTATTTTGCTCAAATGCTGACTGAGTTTGGAATGAACACCGAACCAGAAGGCTACATGGATTTAGTACCTTGGGAAGTCTTAGCTTCTGCCAATCATAACTTCTTGATGACTGAGTGCAAACGCTATTACTTACGCTACAACGGTGGACTGACATATTTTGAAGTCGCGGGGCCTGCTGCATATAGAAATTATCTCGCAGCAGCGCAGAATTTAGGATTATCAGAAGCAGCAATGGGTTATTGGGAGTTGCATATCAGAGAAGATGAGCGTCACGGTCGCTGGATGTTGGATGATGTAGCTTTACCCTTGGCAGATATGTATCCTGAGCAGGCGTGGGAACTGTTACTGGGGTACGATCAAGAAAAGCTAATGGGCGATCGCGCAGGTGCAGCAATCGTGCGATCGGCACGGGAAGCTGAACAAGCTGAATCTTCATCTATTAAAGCGGACAAACAATCAAAAGTTTTGCTTTCATAGAGCAATAAATTGGTGTTCCACGCATCAAAGGGAAGAATTATTAATTCTTCCCTTTTTACTTTTTTATATCAAGTCTTGCTAATTAGATCTGTGTACGGGCGGGTTTATGACTATTGTTGCTCTCAATAAAAGCAATTCTTTCAACCCGCCCCTACTTTCAATAAAACCATACACACATATTGGTTTTTATTGTAAAATTTTTAGGCTGGGTTAAGCGCAGCGCAACCCAACACAAAAATAATCATATATGCAAGATGCTACTTCATAAACAGGTCATTAATTGAATCAATTCGGGAGATAAATCTCCTGTAGCTTGATGTTGCTTAGTAAATAATGCCCCTGCTAATAAATACATATTCTCTGAATAAAAAGCCATATCTTTCTGTCTGAGTTCTTTGATCGTATCTTTGACTTTTGATTCTGAACTGTAGTAGCCAAAGGGAACAGGATAAACTATAAAATTAGCAACCGAGTATCCTTGTGACTTAGCATATTTAATTAACCCTTTGGGATTAGAGTAGCTAGCAACTAAAAGCAGTACATTTTGATAATTTAGGGATAGCAGTTTTCTAGAAATTTCGCTACCATCTACCCCGCCATGTAACAAAGGCTGAATAATATTATTGTCCAAGGCAGGTAGGTAGGGAGGATTTGATATTAAATATTTTGCTTCAGGCTTAGGTAGTTCAAAAAAAGAACCGTTAGAAACTACATATCTCTGATCTAATTGATGTTCTTTAATCGTAGATTGTGCCAAACGCCATGCTAAATTATTTAATTCGTATCCATATATAGTTCCATCAAATTCAGATTTTATCAAACAGTTAATTACTGGGCTGCCATCCCCTGAGCCAAATTCAATGATTACTTCAGAACTACTACAATTACTTAATACTAATGTTTCTAAGCAGTGTGAATAAAAATTAGATTCTTCAGGGCAGAAAAAAACATCTTTTAACAGTTTTGCTGAAGTAACCATACAAATATTAATTTGACAACAAAACCAAAATAACGTTTAATTAAACGTTTTAGTATCTACCCCAAGTTGGATAGAATAAAAGTATTTACATATACTGTTTTGATAGTATTTTGTAAATTTTCACATCAATCGTAAGATATATATAACTTTTTGGTTCGCTCAGGATTGGATAATAATTAAATTACTACTAAGCAAGGTTTCTAATTATTAATTAAAGCCAATTTAAATAGCAAAAATATTTTAAATCAAATTTAGAAATGATTGATATTGATAAA
This genomic window contains:
- a CDS encoding TMEM14 family protein; the encoded protein is MNNLLQIAYWFILIYATLTALGGVMGYMKAKSKVSLIMGLVSGAVLFVAWWICGQTPVLGMGLAASIALFLLIVFVNRFIRTRALMPAGLMTILSVCTTVLFSVAWLSSSGYL
- the scpB gene encoding SMC-Scp complex subunit ScpB, producing MPLASQIEAILYLKGQPLDITAIAEFAGCDRETAEDAIIELMADYAHRDSALEVVETQSGYCLQLRSSFQHLLQTMVPAELGTGALRTLAAIALKGTISQTELVDLRGSGAYQHVQELVEMGFVRKRRQPGGRSYVLQVTDKFHQRFELEQLLPSIEQPSQS
- a CDS encoding S9 family peptidase; translated protein: MNQPQIAPYGSWKSPITSDLIVSATIGLGTVVLDGDDIYWIEMRPQEGGRNVLVRRTPDHQVTDVTVAPFNVRTRVNEYGGGSFLVNQGTVYFCNFADQHLYRQTLNAEPQQLSQGQPGGDLRYADIIIDPLRDRLICVREDHTGGGHEPVNTLVSISLPDGNTQILVSGSEFYSSPRISPDGTKLAWLSWNHPNMPWDGTELWVSEITADGSLNTPQLVAGGVDESIFQPEWSPDNVLYFVSDRTGWWNFYRWQNGNAELLCEMQAEFGLPQWVFGMSTYSFESANRIICTYTQNGIWYLASLDTTTKQLQQIETPYTEISSLKTAPGRVVFSGASPTQSTAIVELNLSSGELQVLRRSSEMEIDPGYISQPQPIEFPTENGLTAYAFFYPPKNQDYNAPTGEKPPVLVKSHGGPTAATSSQLNLRIQYWTSRGFAFLDVNYGGSTGYGREYHQRLDGKWGIVDVDDCANAARYLAGQGLVDGERMAIAGGSAGGYTTLCALTFRDVFKAGASYYGVSDLEALAKDTHKFEARYLDRLIGAYPEEKEIYIERSPIHFTDKLSCPVIFFQGLEDKVVPPNQAEMMVEALKAKGLPVAYVPFEGEQHGFRRAENIKRAIDGEFYFYSRVFGFEPAEDLEPVEIDNL
- a CDS encoding methyltransferase translates to MVTSAKLLKDVFFCPEESNFYSHCLETLVLSNCSSSEVIIEFGSGDGSPVINCLIKSEFDGTIYGYELNNLAWRLAQSTIKEHQLDQRYVVSNGSFFELPKPEAKYLISNPPYLPALDNNIIQPLLHGGVDGSEISRKLLSLNYQNVLLLVASYSNPKGLIKYAKSQGYSVANFIVYPVPFGYYSSESKVKDTIKELRQKDMAFYSENMYLLAGALFTKQHQATGDLSPELIQLMTCL
- a CDS encoding rhomboid family intramembrane serine protease, which codes for MSRDDSKAIARELKSHATILGGAIAIMWILEIVDIFFLRGRLNAYGIRPHSIIGLRGILFAPFLHGGLGHLIANTIPFLTLGWLIMLRETSDFFIVTAITMIVSGLGVWLFGNPYSLHIGASGVIFGYLGFLLLRGYFERSFIAISLSLIVGFFYGGVIWGILPTQPGVSWEGHLFGFIGGILAARLLPRRKKTS
- a CDS encoding TIGR02450 family Trp-rich protein — translated: MPKKQKFPYLINSKWTAKQKTWGWRHFQVVNRKNEGKWVFAEMVAACDPNVRFWINAKSLKDLNQWQAGWQSLQELQETNDSDLEMELVFY
- a CDS encoding DUF760 domain-containing protein, with amino-acid sequence MAFNHEFSNAQTEEAQANQLLKYLQHQPPEVLERVAKSASPQIKQIISHNVQGLVGMLPSENFNVQITTDRENLAGMLASAMMTGYFLRQMEHRMELEQTLMGSLSLSNKPANGENSDSSKQSD
- a CDS encoding iron-containing redox enzyme family protein — protein: MLTNIVEFPNTRFEVNSRQAHQLTAINYHQAEQQFIELLELPDLDRKVIAKPEIVSEFESAIAYAIKTAYKETNSDDAAHLFLQRVLYRINRLNLFWFDDLRRYTNERSNYLKVIRDHIEEAWQEWELAHFDLEELQQANVKQAITERGAADLDPPLSDDSRYLREQMTEAGYRRVLAIGSFDGLVEGSRLSRILGGAANDIQCMLTRVLMEEYGNGRLSRKHSTYFAQMLTEFGMNTEPEGYMDLVPWEVLASANHNFLMTECKRYYLRYNGGLTYFEVAGPAAYRNYLAAAQNLGLSEAAMGYWELHIREDERHGRWMLDDVALPLADMYPEQAWELLLGYDQEKLMGDRAGAAIVRSAREAEQAESSSIKADKQSKVLLS